One Glutamicibacter halophytocola DNA segment encodes these proteins:
- a CDS encoding DUF1697 domain-containing protein, producing the protein MSKYAVFLRGVNVGGVKVLMKDLALLLQDGGFSDVKTLLASGNVVLASDIPDPLIIQGRCNDLLRTYYQREIPTLVFTQKEIEDLAGPFGLPLPEPVEQHHGYLTLCHSAQDAQELGQAIQALDDPRGFLVTGRAVQWIASKGTSTTDPVAKLVQAQAKLRVLTTRNHNTLVRIAKILC; encoded by the coding sequence ATGAGCAAATATGCCGTGTTCCTCCGGGGCGTGAATGTTGGCGGCGTCAAGGTGCTGATGAAGGACCTCGCGCTCCTGCTTCAGGACGGTGGGTTCAGCGACGTCAAGACGCTGCTGGCGAGCGGCAACGTGGTGCTCGCCTCCGACATCCCGGATCCGTTGATAATCCAAGGCCGGTGCAATGATCTTTTGCGCACGTACTATCAACGAGAAATCCCAACCCTGGTTTTCACCCAAAAGGAGATCGAGGACTTGGCTGGGCCATTCGGGCTGCCGTTGCCCGAACCCGTGGAGCAGCATCATGGTTATCTCACCTTGTGCCATAGCGCGCAGGATGCCCAGGAGCTGGGGCAGGCCATCCAGGCCCTGGATGATCCGCGCGGCTTCTTGGTCACGGGTCGTGCAGTGCAGTGGATCGCGTCCAAGGGAACCAGTACTACCGATCCAGTAGCGAAGCTGGTTCAGGCCCAGGCCAAGCTACGGGTTCTGACTACCCGGAACCACAACACCCTGGTCAGGATCGCTAAGATTCTTTGCTGA
- a CDS encoding RNA-binding S4 domain-containing protein, whose protein sequence is MVEIPTSGKVRLDAWLWSVRIYKTRSAATAACRAGHVRLNGDPVKASQTVVTGDRVRVRKDGFDRDLEITGLLSKRVSAPVATKCYLDHTPPRERVVIPQVPVRERGAGRPTKKDRREMDRLRTSWQEPDTEL, encoded by the coding sequence ATGGTTGAGATTCCCACCAGCGGCAAAGTCAGACTCGATGCCTGGTTGTGGTCCGTGCGAATTTACAAAACACGATCCGCAGCGACGGCTGCGTGCCGCGCAGGTCACGTGCGTTTAAACGGCGACCCGGTCAAGGCTTCGCAGACTGTCGTTACAGGTGACCGCGTCCGTGTGCGCAAAGATGGATTTGACCGTGACCTTGAAATCACGGGCCTGCTTTCCAAGCGCGTTTCAGCTCCCGTGGCCACCAAGTGCTACTTGGACCATACGCCGCCCCGAGAACGTGTCGTCATACCGCAGGTTCCGGTGCGCGAACGCGGCGCAGGGCGCCCCACCAAGAAGGATCGCCGCGAAATGGATCGCTTGCGCACTTCCTGGCAGGAGCCCGACACCGAGCTGTAG
- a CDS encoding S9 family peptidase — protein MHLPFGSWPSSITAQDVAAGTKPLGGACFFKDRVIVQEGRPAEGGRITLVEYGTYGQHGKELVNAPYNVRSRVHEYGGSSWMLDESGAGKIIFSNFADQRVYTVGIGEHQPAPLTPASTVEGDPQLRFAEFTRGPEGSILAIMEDLRGEPVRQIVQIPLDGSAAQELSNIRILSEPARFVAAPRLSPNGQKLSWISWEHPNMPWDSTYLHLAGFSETGVLESEVIAGGAEESVMQPEWLDDDRLAFISDASGWWNPYVYQNGSSRTTRLVDRPAEFAGPLWQVGTSWYLVENQHTLLCSYGTGTTSLARVHSDTGGLDDFELPFTRVRPFAVNDDWLLAGTSSMTHGEEITLINLESLEHHAVTRSMENLPEAGMLPSVEEFQCKNLAGQSVHALLYRPAQDGMAGMDGELPPFVTFVHGGPTSQASATLSAAVAYYTSRGIGVVDVNYGGSTGYGREYRNRLRGAWGVVDVSDTVAVIHALVGQKIADPARIGIEGGSAGGWTVLCALTFSDVFTAGISRYGVSDLVGLVQDTHDFESQYMFSLVGPYPQAADLYEKRAPINHVSKISCPVLLLQGDEDKVVPPAQSQVVADALAERGIAHAYILFEGEQHGFRKSENIVRALESSLAFYSQIFDFEADVPAIELS, from the coding sequence ATGCACTTGCCTTTCGGATCCTGGCCCTCATCAATCACGGCTCAAGACGTTGCAGCGGGGACTAAACCATTAGGCGGCGCCTGCTTCTTCAAAGACCGCGTCATAGTCCAGGAAGGGCGCCCCGCAGAAGGCGGCCGGATCACGCTGGTGGAATACGGCACCTATGGACAACACGGCAAAGAACTGGTCAATGCACCGTATAACGTCCGCTCACGGGTTCACGAATATGGCGGCTCCAGCTGGATGCTGGACGAATCGGGAGCCGGCAAGATCATCTTCTCCAATTTTGCCGACCAACGCGTGTACACGGTAGGCATTGGCGAGCATCAACCGGCGCCGTTGACCCCGGCCAGCACGGTCGAGGGCGACCCGCAACTGCGCTTTGCAGAATTCACCCGCGGCCCCGAGGGCAGCATCCTTGCCATCATGGAAGACCTTCGCGGCGAGCCCGTGCGCCAAATCGTGCAAATCCCGCTCGATGGCAGTGCAGCTCAAGAGCTCTCCAATATCAGGATCCTGAGCGAACCTGCGCGATTTGTGGCTGCCCCGCGGCTCAGCCCCAATGGCCAGAAGCTGTCCTGGATCAGCTGGGAGCATCCGAACATGCCTTGGGATTCCACCTATTTGCACCTGGCTGGATTCTCCGAAACCGGAGTGCTGGAGAGCGAAGTGATTGCCGGCGGAGCAGAAGAATCCGTCATGCAGCCCGAATGGCTGGACGATGACCGGCTGGCATTCATCTCCGATGCCAGCGGCTGGTGGAACCCCTATGTGTACCAGAACGGTTCTTCGCGTACCACTCGCCTTGTTGACCGCCCGGCAGAATTCGCCGGACCCTTATGGCAGGTCGGGACCAGCTGGTACCTGGTCGAAAATCAACACACCCTGTTGTGCTCCTACGGAACAGGAACCACATCCCTGGCCCGCGTGCATTCGGACACCGGGGGATTAGACGATTTTGAATTGCCCTTCACCCGTGTCCGGCCTTTTGCCGTCAACGATGACTGGCTGTTGGCCGGAACCTCATCGATGACCCATGGCGAAGAGATCACCCTGATCAACCTCGAATCCTTGGAACACCACGCGGTGACCCGGTCCATGGAGAACTTGCCAGAAGCAGGGATGCTGCCATCTGTTGAAGAATTCCAATGCAAGAACCTTGCCGGACAGTCGGTGCACGCATTGCTCTATCGTCCAGCCCAAGACGGCATGGCCGGGATGGACGGTGAACTGCCACCCTTCGTCACCTTTGTCCACGGCGGACCAACCAGCCAGGCCTCGGCGACGTTGAGCGCGGCGGTGGCCTATTACACCTCGCGCGGCATTGGCGTGGTAGACGTGAACTACGGTGGCTCGACGGGATATGGCCGCGAATACCGCAACCGATTGCGTGGAGCCTGGGGTGTTGTTGACGTTTCCGATACGGTCGCCGTAATCCACGCCTTGGTCGGACAAAAGATTGCTGACCCGGCACGCATTGGCATCGAAGGCGGAAGTGCCGGAGGATGGACCGTACTGTGCGCATTGACCTTCTCGGATGTTTTTACCGCTGGCATCAGCCGGTATGGCGTCTCCGATTTGGTAGGTCTGGTTCAAGACACCCACGACTTCGAATCCCAGTACATGTTCTCACTGGTCGGCCCATATCCGCAGGCCGCGGATCTCTACGAGAAGCGTGCACCGATCAACCACGTTTCAAAGATCTCCTGCCCGGTTTTGCTCCTGCAGGGTGATGAAGACAAAGTGGTTCCGCCAGCTCAGTCGCAGGTGGTCGCTGACGCGCTCGCCGAACGAGGCATCGCTCATGCGTACATCCTTTTTGAAGGCGAACAGCATGGCTTCAGAAAGTCTGAAAATATTGTGCGGGCGCTGGAAAGCTCGTTGGCGTTCTACTCGCAAATCTTTGATTTCGAGGCTGACGTTCCAGCCATCGAATTATCCTAG